A single genomic interval of Helianthus annuus cultivar XRQ/B chromosome 6, HanXRQr2.0-SUNRISE, whole genome shotgun sequence harbors:
- the LOC110865604 gene encoding VIN3-like protein 1 → MDKKFVKNQDSKKVAVGPKGQPLESNNRKGENPIRVPPTTEPQGSRFPTTSICRNTACKGVLYDVDRFCKRCSCYVCHSFDNNKDPSLWLECASGSCGSTCHIECALHRRKVGVVDRGQGMRLDGSYRCPSCGNTSEILGYWKKQLTVAKECRRVDILCYRIYLSFRILNGILRFQDLQKFVIEAKQILETEVGPLGEVCAKLARFTVSKLSVAGEVQALCNAALQKADEFSATRSSAPGGKEGSVPQMEGTSGAKHAEPDSILKGRDSGKLPQLTWVDVEEQGGLDDISGPELSGLGHLVKHNTSKADGSPSTSNGLHTNIVIVPDVDDEAAPKDIPRDEADLRGNVDENYEYCVVFRKLEREGHITKEFRRKLFTWFPLSSTEHERRMVDAFIRTLGDDPQSLGEQLVDSFGDIVNKKRPRS, encoded by the exons ATGGATAAGAAATTTGTGAAGAATCAGGATTCCAAGAAGGTAGCCGTGGGTCCTAAAGGCCAACCATTAGAAAGCAACAACAGAAAAGGGGAAAACCCTATTCGAGTCCCACCAACCACAGAGCCACAAGGTTCTAGATTCCCAACTACATCGATCTGCAGGAACACTGCATGTAAAGGTGTGCTTTATGATGTTGACCGCTTCTGCAAGAGGTGTTCATGCTACGTTTGTCATTCATTTGATAACAACAAAGATCCTAGTCTTTGGTTGGAATGCGCATCAGGTTCATGTGGGTCAACTTGCCACATTGAGTGTGCCCTCCATCGACGAAAGGTCGGAGTGGTTGATCGTGGCCAAGGGATGCGGCTCGATGGGAGTTATCGTTGTCCGTCATGTGGTAATACCTCAGAGATCCTTGG GTATTGGAAAAAGCAGCTGACTGTTGCTAAAGAGTGCCGCCGTGTCGATATCCTATGCTATAGGATATATTTGAGTTTTAGGATTCTAAATGGCATATTAAGGTTTCAAGACCTTCAGAAATTTGTTATAGAGGCAAAACAAATATTAGAGACGGAAGTGGGCCCACTGGGTGAGGTGTGTGCCAAGCTGGCGCGATTTACTGTAAGCAAACTCTCTGTCGCAGGAGAAGTGCAAGCTTTGTGTAATGCTGCACTCCAAAAGGCAGATGAATTTTCTGCCACACGTTCTAGTGCCCCAGGTGGTAAAG AAGGCTCTGTTCCTCAAATGGAAGGAACATCTGGTGCCAAACATGCTGAACCAGACTCTATACTTAAAGGCCGAGACTCTGGGAAACTGCCACAACTAACTTGGGTTGATGTTGAAGAACAAGGAGGCTTGGATGATATATCAGGTCCAGAATTGAGTGGGCTTGGTCATCTGGTCAAGCACAACACTTCGAAAGCTGACGGGTCACCATCCACGTCAAACGGGCTGCACACGAATATTGTAATAGTTCCTGACGTAGATGACGAAGCTGCTCCGAAAGATATCCCTAGGGATGAAGCAGATCTCCGTGGTAATGTGGATGAGAACTATGAATACTGTGTGGTGTTCCGAAAGCTTGAGCGTGAAGGGCACATCACGAAGGAATTTAGACGAAAACTGTTCACGTGGTTTCCTCTGAGTTCAACCGAGCATGAACGTAGAATGGTTGACGCTTTCATCCGAACACTCGGGGATGACCCTCAAAGCTTAGGAGAACAGTTGGTTGACTCCTTTGGCGATATCGTGAACAAGAAAAGGCCCAGAAGTTAA